One Leucobacter muris DNA segment encodes these proteins:
- the gnd gene encoding phosphogluconate dehydrogenase (NAD(+)-dependent, decarboxylating) encodes MHFGIIGLGRMGANIARRAMRAGHACVAYDVDPRSVEALAAEGAKGVAGIAELVEALPAPRVIWLMIPAGLTGDVVAETARLLSAGDILIDGGNSHYRDDVRRGRELAERGIHYVDVGTSGGVFGLERGYCLMVGGPDEAVAAVEPLLRSLAPGAGDVARTPGREGEHSPEELGYLHCGATGAGHFVKMVHNGIEYGMMAAFAEGLNLLEHANAGAERDELSVEHAAEVAPLDEPELYRFDIDTSRVTELWRRGSVVSSWLLDLTAAALRENPSLDGLAGRVSDSGEGRWTVKAAIDVGVPVPVLAASLFERFSSRGEDRYANQVLSAMRQQFGGHRELPGSRA; translated from the coding sequence ATGCACTTCGGCATCATCGGACTCGGCCGCATGGGCGCGAACATCGCCCGCCGCGCCATGCGCGCCGGGCACGCGTGCGTCGCGTACGACGTCGACCCGCGATCCGTGGAGGCTCTCGCCGCAGAGGGGGCGAAGGGCGTCGCCGGGATCGCCGAGCTGGTCGAGGCGCTGCCCGCGCCGCGCGTGATCTGGCTGATGATCCCGGCCGGTCTCACCGGCGACGTCGTGGCCGAGACGGCGCGGCTGCTGAGCGCCGGCGACATCCTCATCGACGGCGGCAACTCCCACTACCGCGACGACGTGCGCCGCGGCCGGGAACTCGCCGAGCGCGGCATCCACTACGTCGACGTCGGCACGAGCGGCGGTGTCTTCGGGCTCGAACGCGGCTACTGCCTCATGGTCGGCGGCCCCGACGAGGCCGTCGCCGCCGTCGAGCCGCTGCTGCGATCCCTCGCCCCCGGCGCCGGCGACGTGGCCCGCACCCCGGGCCGCGAGGGCGAGCACAGCCCCGAGGAGCTCGGCTACCTGCACTGCGGTGCGACCGGCGCCGGCCACTTCGTGAAGATGGTGCACAACGGCATCGAGTACGGCATGATGGCGGCCTTCGCCGAGGGCCTCAACCTGCTCGAGCACGCCAACGCCGGCGCCGAGCGCGACGAGCTCTCCGTCGAGCACGCCGCCGAGGTCGCCCCGCTCGACGAGCCCGAGCTCTACCGATTCGACATCGACACCTCGAGAGTGACCGAGCTGTGGCGGCGCGGATCGGTGGTCTCGTCGTGGCTGCTCGACCTCACCGCCGCCGCGCTGCGCGAGAACCCCTCCCTCGACGGACTCGCGGGTCGGGTCTCCGACTCGGGCGAGGGCCGCTGGACCGTGAAGGCCGCCATCGACGTCGGCGTGCCCGTGCCCGTGCTGGCGGCGTCGCTGTTCGAGCGCTTCTCGTCGCGGGGCGAGGATCGCTACGCCAACCAGGTGCTCTCGGCGATGCGCCAGCAGTTCGGCGGCCACCGCGAGCTGCCCGGCTCCCGGGCGTAG
- a CDS encoding gluconokinase, with product MAQNDTPTVLVLMGVSGCGKSTLAGLLAGALGWDLAEGDDLHPEANVAKMAAGEALTDEDRWPWLDRIAEWIRDRQQAGMPGIVTCSALRRVYRDRIGGPGVLFVHLEGSRDVVSERLSRRLDHFMPQSLLGSQYATLEPLEPDENGIVIGVARRPRELASDLIRRLGLRRLPGATEAITTIPSD from the coding sequence ATGGCGCAGAACGACACCCCGACCGTGCTCGTGCTGATGGGCGTCTCCGGCTGCGGCAAGTCGACCCTCGCGGGTCTCCTCGCCGGCGCGCTCGGGTGGGATCTCGCCGAGGGCGACGACCTGCACCCCGAGGCGAACGTGGCGAAGATGGCCGCGGGCGAAGCGCTCACCGACGAGGATCGCTGGCCCTGGCTCGACAGGATCGCCGAGTGGATCCGGGATCGCCAGCAGGCGGGCATGCCCGGCATCGTCACCTGCTCGGCCCTGCGGCGCGTCTACCGCGACCGCATCGGCGGCCCAGGCGTGCTCTTCGTGCACCTCGAGGGATCGCGCGACGTGGTCTCCGAGCGGCTCAGCCGCCGCCTCGACCACTTCATGCCGCAGAGCCTGCTCGGTTCGCAGTACGCGACGCTCGAGCCCCTCGAGCCCGACGAGAACGGCATCGTCATCGGCGTCGCCCGCCGCCCCCGCGAGCTCGCGTCCGACCTCATCCGACGCCTCGGGCTGCGCCGGCTGCCCGGGGCCACCGAGGCCATCACCACGATCCCGAGCGACTGA